A genomic region of Gemmata massiliana contains the following coding sequences:
- a CDS encoding helix-turn-helix domain-containing protein, whose translation MQKPSGPPIEKVRWHAIWLLLRTDPVRTPAQVGDLVGLSVITTRDVLERWNEHGPDGLADGRKNNGSESKLTDDQRTQRLAPRKTRPLEGEKMRVVLVDNAGWHKAKALVVPPNVVLHFRPPCTPELQPAEPLWPFGREAVAKRSRGRIDRLRNVVRDRWNYRTEHPDEVQPRVGFRGAVGLER comes from the coding sequence GTGCAGAAGCCGAGCGGGCCCCCGATCGAGAAGGTGCGGTGGCACGCGATCTGGCTGTTACTTCGCACGGACCCGGTCCGCACCCCGGCCCAAGTGGGCGACCTCGTGGGGTTGTCGGTCATCACCACCCGTGATGTCCTCGAGCGGTGGAACGAGCACGGCCCCGACGGGTTGGCCGACGGGCGCAAGAACAACGGCTCGGAATCCAAGCTCACCGACGATCAACGCACGCAACGGCTGGCGCCCCGGAAGACGCGCCCGCTCGAGGGCGAGAAGATGCGGGTGGTACTGGTCGATAACGCCGGGTGGCACAAGGCCAAGGCACTGGTGGTGCCGCCCAACGTGGTGCTCCACTTCCGGCCCCCGTGTACCCCAGAGCTACAACCGGCCGAACCCCTGTGGCCGTTCGGCCGCGAGGCGGTCGCCAAACGGTCGCGGGGTCGTATCGACCGGCTCCGCAACGTTGTGCGCGACCGTTGGAACTACCGGACCGAACATCCCGACGAGGTGCAACCGCGCGTCGGCTTTCGCGGGGCCGTCGGGCTCGAACGGTAA